One genomic window of bacterium includes the following:
- a CDS encoding response regulator translates to MTRILVTESNDVLRLSIQNSLRREGYEVFAAASGQEVIDLLARNRFHLLILDYEFEGMSAPKVLEALKTEGEEPPRAMVLSSNGSAEAVQACIRAGAKDFVLKPIHVSSLVERVAKLLPKPGESATGVA, encoded by the coding sequence ATGACCCGCATTCTTGTTACCGAGTCGAATGACGTCCTGCGCCTTTCGATTCAGAACTCTCTCCGGCGGGAAGGGTATGAAGTGTTCGCCGCCGCGAGCGGCCAGGAAGTGATCGATCTTCTGGCGCGCAACAGGTTTCATCTTCTGATTCTGGACTACGAATTTGAAGGGATGTCCGCGCCGAAAGTTCTCGAGGCGTTGAAGACGGAGGGAGAAGAGCCGCCGCGGGCGATGGTTCTCAGCTCCAATGGCTCCGCCGAGGCGGTTCAGGCCTGTATCCGGGCGGGCGCGAAGGATTTTGTCCTCAAGCCGATTCACGTTTCCTCGCTCGTGGAGCGAGTGGCCAAGCTTTTGCCCAAGCCGGGAGAAAGCGCAACGGGCGTGGCGTAG
- a CDS encoding alpha/beta fold hydrolase, which produces MEEQIQFYSDGLKLSGLIHVQEEWKGEKRPGVIVIHGYTGRKETYVPPYARELLGRGYVVMDFYHRGFGDSEGVPLRNNPEEQVRDILCAVAHLQSRPEIDPDRIGVLGLSHGGCTAIKAAALDENIRCVISIGGPGNGERWMRSKWSYSDWLDFLDRLKEDRVRRVIEGESRRFPYQEISPPGRAEQEAFRKMYRPEDKNPQGYPLENIDYAMAFRAEDFVHRIAPRPVLFIHTERDTMVPLVEAESLYARAGEPKKLLVIPGGSHAEVYEAINPAIFRIAADASLEWLGRHL; this is translated from the coding sequence ATGGAAGAGCAAATTCAGTTTTACAGCGACGGTTTGAAATTGTCCGGATTGATCCATGTGCAAGAGGAATGGAAGGGAGAGAAAAGACCGGGCGTCATCGTGATTCACGGATACACCGGCCGGAAGGAAACCTATGTTCCGCCCTATGCGCGCGAGTTGCTGGGCCGCGGATATGTGGTGATGGACTTCTATCACCGGGGATTTGGCGACAGCGAGGGCGTCCCCCTCCGGAACAATCCCGAAGAGCAGGTTCGCGACATTCTCTGTGCGGTGGCGCATTTGCAGAGCCGTCCGGAGATCGACCCGGACCGGATCGGTGTTCTGGGGTTAAGCCACGGGGGGTGTACGGCCATCAAGGCGGCGGCCCTGGATGAAAACATCCGGTGCGTGATTTCCATCGGCGGGCCCGGGAACGGGGAGCGGTGGATGCGCAGCAAGTGGTCTTACAGCGATTGGCTCGACTTCCTGGACAGGTTGAAGGAGGACCGCGTGCGCCGCGTCATCGAGGGGGAGTCGAGGCGCTTCCCCTATCAGGAGATCTCCCCGCCCGGCCGGGCGGAGCAGGAAGCTTTCCGGAAAATGTACCGGCCCGAGGACAAGAACCCCCAAGGGTATCCGCTTGAAAATATTGATTACGCCATGGCGTTCCGGGCCGAGGATTTTGTCCACCGAATCGCCCCGCGCCCGGTTTTGTTCATCCATACCGAACGGGACACCATGGTTCCCCTCGTTGAGGCGGAAAGTCTTTACGCACGGGCGGGCGAGCCGAAAAAACTGCTGGTGATTCCGGGGGGCAGCCATGCCGAAGTTTATGAGGCGATTAACCCCGCCATTTTCCGGATTGCCGCGGATGCCTCGCTGGAGTGGCTCGGCCGGCACCTTTAG
- a CDS encoding dienelactone hydrolase family protein yields MATGMDPENVVLTEPVEGSAFPVHLMYVETLDGLYAPIGLRKPEGKGPFPVVLLASGNGGGGMAWIRDAVQNRGLIMEHLLEAGYAAVWLRYRAEVELGYNNGGKLIEDMRQGRQLLNRSPLEYEDEICIIDHLKTLPHIDPDRIGLIGMSHGGEMVLKITSEYHGVAAAVASEPASHEFLALTPDHTATVNEETRLRNIEEMQMHEIEKVRARIDKALAMERIRTIQTPILVMGRDTDHLQGIFRTTYDLLKEAGKEVEWVSYDHPRHGYIYPLRGAGDAYEINAVQEEAIRTVVNFFDRHMKA; encoded by the coding sequence ATGGCGACAGGCATGGACCCCGAGAACGTGGTGCTCACCGAACCGGTCGAAGGTTCCGCCTTTCCCGTCCATTTGATGTACGTGGAAACGCTCGACGGACTTTATGCGCCGATCGGGCTGCGGAAGCCGGAGGGAAAGGGGCCGTTTCCCGTCGTCCTCCTCGCTTCCGGCAACGGCGGCGGCGGCATGGCCTGGATCCGGGATGCCGTCCAGAACCGCGGCTTGATCATGGAGCATCTCCTGGAGGCGGGCTACGCGGCCGTCTGGCTCCGCTACCGCGCCGAGGTCGAGCTGGGCTACAACAACGGCGGCAAGCTCATCGAGGACATGCGCCAGGGGCGCCAGCTCCTCAACCGCTCTCCGCTCGAATACGAAGACGAAATCTGCATCATCGATCACCTCAAAACCCTTCCTCACATTGACCCCGACCGCATCGGCCTGATCGGCATGAGCCACGGCGGCGAGATGGTGCTGAAGATCACCTCCGAGTACCACGGCGTGGCGGCGGCCGTCGCCAGCGAGCCCGCTTCCCATGAATTCCTCGCGCTCACGCCCGACCATACCGCGACCGTGAACGAAGAGACCCGGCTGCGCAACATCGAAGAAATGCAAATGCACGAAATCGAAAAGGTCAGGGCCCGGATCGACAAGGCCCTCGCCATGGAGCGCATCCGCACCATCCAGACGCCCATCCTGGTGATGGGCCGGGACACGGATCATCTGCAGGGTATTTTCCGCACAACGTATGATTTACTGAAAGAAGCCGGCAAGGAAGTCGAATGGGTTTCCTATGACCACCCGCGCCACGGCTACATCTACCCCCTCCGCGGCGCCGGCGACGCCTATGAGATCAACGCCGTCCAGGAGGAGGCCATCCGGACAGTGGTCAACTTCTTCGATCGCCACATGAAGGCGTAG
- a CDS encoding CocE/NonD family hydrolase: MSDYKSEVRDGMRIDWDVPIKMDDGVVLRADVYRPIAEGKYPAIMTYGPYAKWLHFMDGYPNQWKVLNEKYPEALSGTTNKYQNWEVMDPERWVPDGYACVRVDSRGAGRSPGYMEVFSPRETKDFHDCIEWAAALPWCNGKVGLNGISYYGMNQWQVASLQPPHLAAMCVWEGAADFYRDLSHHGGILNQFAGLWFQDTVTLRQHGRGDRDFRSRINGEWSSGPETLTDEELNANRTDYGKDLLVHPLIDDYWKARMPDYSKINVPLLSAGNWGGVGLHPRGNMEGYLESATQQKWLEIHGLDHFTHFYTDYGVNLQKKFFGHFLKGEKTGWDKQPKVSLHVRHPGEKFVIRAEKEWPLARTQWTKYHLQPAGLGLSTAAPSAASVTYDALGEGLTFFMEPCGKDTEFTGPASAKLFVSSETEDADLFLILRVFTPDMREITFQGSNDPHTPVGMGWLRASHRKLDAQRTLPYRPYHAHDEKQPLQPGEVYELDVEIWPLSIVVPAGHRVALSVRGRDYVYPGFEQPPGAVKGRIYSGVGPFRHNHPGDRPIGIFGGKVTLHSGPGRESHLLLPLIP, translated from the coding sequence ATGAGCGACTACAAGAGCGAAGTGCGCGACGGGATGCGAATCGATTGGGATGTGCCCATCAAGATGGACGACGGGGTGGTCCTCCGGGCGGATGTGTACCGGCCCATCGCGGAAGGAAAATATCCCGCCATCATGACCTACGGCCCTTACGCCAAGTGGCTTCACTTCATGGACGGCTATCCCAACCAGTGGAAGGTGCTGAATGAAAAATACCCCGAAGCGTTGTCGGGAACGACGAACAAGTACCAGAACTGGGAGGTGATGGATCCGGAAAGATGGGTGCCGGACGGCTACGCCTGCGTTCGGGTGGATTCGCGCGGAGCGGGCCGCTCGCCCGGCTATATGGAGGTGTTTTCCCCCCGGGAGACCAAGGATTTTCACGATTGCATCGAGTGGGCCGCCGCCTTGCCCTGGTGCAACGGAAAGGTGGGGCTCAATGGAATCTCCTACTACGGGATGAACCAGTGGCAGGTGGCGAGCCTCCAGCCGCCCCATCTTGCCGCGATGTGCGTCTGGGAGGGGGCGGCCGACTTCTACCGCGACCTCAGTCACCACGGCGGCATTCTGAACCAATTCGCCGGCCTCTGGTTTCAGGATACGGTCACGCTCCGACAGCACGGCCGGGGGGACCGCGATTTCCGCAGCCGGATTAACGGGGAGTGGAGTTCGGGCCCCGAAACGCTGACGGACGAGGAGTTGAACGCGAATCGGACGGACTATGGAAAGGATCTGCTCGTTCATCCGCTGATCGACGACTACTGGAAGGCGCGCATGCCCGATTATTCGAAAATCAACGTGCCGCTGCTCTCGGCGGGCAACTGGGGCGGCGTCGGCCTGCATCCCCGCGGAAACATGGAAGGCTATCTCGAGTCAGCCACCCAGCAGAAATGGCTCGAGATACACGGCCTGGATCACTTCACGCACTTTTACACGGACTACGGTGTGAACTTGCAGAAGAAATTCTTTGGCCATTTCCTGAAGGGCGAGAAGACAGGTTGGGACAAGCAGCCCAAGGTCTCCCTTCACGTGCGCCACCCGGGAGAGAAATTTGTCATCCGGGCCGAAAAAGAGTGGCCGCTGGCAAGGACCCAGTGGACGAAGTACCACCTCCAGCCCGCCGGCCTGGGCCTTTCCACAGCGGCGCCCTCTGCGGCCAGCGTGACCTATGACGCCCTGGGAGAGGGCCTGACGTTTTTCATGGAGCCTTGCGGGAAGGATACGGAATTCACGGGGCCCGCATCGGCCAAGCTTTTCGTCTCCTCGGAGACGGAGGACGCGGACCTGTTCCTCATCCTCCGGGTGTTTACGCCGGACATGCGCGAGATCACCTTCCAGGGCTCGAACGATCCGCATACCCCGGTCGGGATGGGCTGGCTCCGTGCCTCGCACCGGAAACTCGATGCGCAGCGCACGCTGCCCTACCGGCCCTATCACGCCCACGATGAGAAGCAGCCGCTTCAGCCCGGCGAGGTGTATGAACTCGACGTGGAGATCTGGCCGCTGAGCATTGTCGTGCCGGCGGGCCACCGCGTGGCCTTGAGCGTGCGGGGGCGGGATTATGTCTATCCCGGCTTCGAGCAGCCGCCCGGCGCCGTCAAAGGCAGGATCTACTCGGGCGTGGGACCGTTCCGCCACAACCATCCGGGAGATCGGCCGATCGGCATTTTCGGCGGGAAGGTGACGCTCCACAGCGGGCCCGGCCGGGAGTCGCATTTGCTTCTTCCGCTGATCCCGTAA
- a CDS encoding acyl-CoA/acyl-ACP dehydrogenase translates to MDFTLDDTHIALQRMAGDFVRQEIAPLADAIDRTKKPEERFPAELLERGSRLGLRTLAVPEERGGGGADLLTLCFVGEELGGGDLGIAVTFVQDWCVAHTLNNICGESQFRSFCAGFVAEHAAHLARVEISAALSPENRMPYADPAGQVPASAIRQGEDWILDGYAPHVMNGAAARFMLLTLDAPPEDGRQGFLLDAPSSGIRQVRHYDSMGMRACQDVALAFEKIRISEEKKISCDRDAWRRSNHAYYVLPSAAVLGTARRAHEHAVAHARDRIQGGKPIIEHQTVGFMLCENLMEMIAARRALQAAAWRAGQGDPNIQESILARIFASEASERIARRSMEIWGGAGYMTEAPMERLVRDVVAFLHTSETVHAMRARAMRTI, encoded by the coding sequence ATGGATTTCACACTTGATGATACGCACATTGCCCTGCAGCGGATGGCCGGTGATTTTGTTCGCCAGGAAATCGCTCCTCTGGCCGATGCGATCGACCGCACGAAAAAGCCGGAGGAGAGATTTCCTGCGGAGCTTCTTGAGCGGGGAAGCCGGCTCGGGCTCCGCACGCTGGCCGTCCCGGAGGAGAGGGGCGGGGGGGGCGCCGACCTGCTGACGCTCTGTTTTGTCGGCGAAGAGCTGGGCGGGGGGGATTTGGGGATTGCCGTCACGTTTGTGCAGGATTGGTGTGTAGCGCACACGCTGAACAACATTTGCGGAGAAAGCCAGTTCAGATCATTTTGCGCCGGATTCGTGGCGGAGCATGCCGCGCATTTGGCCCGGGTCGAAATTTCCGCGGCGCTCTCTCCCGAGAATCGGATGCCGTATGCGGATCCGGCCGGGCAGGTTCCGGCTTCGGCGATACGCCAGGGGGAGGACTGGATCCTTGACGGATATGCTCCCCATGTCATGAACGGGGCGGCGGCGCGCTTCATGTTGCTCACCCTCGATGCGCCGCCAGAAGATGGCCGGCAAGGGTTTCTCCTCGATGCCCCATCGAGCGGTATCCGCCAGGTGCGGCACTACGATTCGATGGGAATGCGCGCATGTCAGGACGTGGCGTTGGCGTTCGAGAAAATCAGGATTTCGGAAGAAAAAAAAATTTCATGTGACCGGGATGCATGGCGCCGCTCGAATCATGCTTATTATGTTTTGCCTTCCGCGGCGGTACTTGGAACCGCTCGCCGCGCGCATGAACATGCGGTGGCCCATGCCCGCGACCGGATTCAGGGCGGAAAGCCGATCATCGAACACCAAACCGTGGGTTTTATGCTGTGTGAAAACCTGATGGAGATGATCGCGGCCCGTCGCGCCCTCCAGGCCGCCGCATGGCGGGCGGGACAGGGGGACCCCAATATTCAGGAAAGTATTCTGGCCAGAATTTTTGCCTCCGAGGCCAGCGAGCGAATCGCCAGACGCTCCATGGAAATATGGGGCGGCGCCGGCTACATGACGGAAGCGCCCATGGAGCGGCTGGTGCGCGATGTGGTCGCGTTTTTGCATACGAGTGAAACGGTTCATGCCATGCGGGCCCGTGCGATGCGGACGATTTAA